Proteins encoded together in one Benincasa hispida cultivar B227 chromosome 1, ASM972705v1, whole genome shotgun sequence window:
- the LOC120073131 gene encoding cation/H(+) antiporter 18-like, whose amino-acid sequence MMANATATSGACPVAMKATSDGVFQGDNPLNFALPLAILQICLVVLLTRILSFLLRPVRQPRVIAEIVGGILLGPSALGRNLSYLHTIFPPRSLTVLDTLANLGLLFFLFLVGLELDLKSLRRTGKRAMCIAFAGITVPFVLGIGTSIVLRSTISKGVNEAALLVFMGVALSITAFPVLARILAELKLLTTDVGRMAMSAAAVNDVVAWILLALAIALSGSGHSPLVSLWVFLSGAGFIIFCTFSIPPVFRWMTQRCSEGEPVKELYICATLSIVLAAGFMTDLIGIHALFGAFVVGVLIPKEGPFAGALVEKVEDLVSGLFLPLYFVSSGLKTNVATIKGGKSWGLLVLVIFNACFGKIVGTVSVSLLCKMPLKESVALGFLMNTKGLVELIVLNIGKDRKVLNDQTFAIMVLMAIFTTFITTPAVMAFYKPAKKQTKSNYKHRKLERENPNSELRILACFHSYGNIPATINLIEASRGIEKKEGLCVYALHLMELTERSSAILMVHKARKNGVPFWNKGRVDSNQIVVAFEAFRQLSRVSIRPMTAISALSNMHEDICSSAEMKRAAIIILPFHKHQRLDGSLETTRTDYRAVNRKVMEQAPCSVAILIDRGLGGGSHVNASNVSSTITVFFFGGPDDREALAFGKRMAEHPGISLHIVRFTPSDDFAVESVAIDVNKKNIADSDGDEKALASIAYEERNVSKGTHAIEAMKEFNKSNLILVGRMPEGEVVRSLNTNSGEGSELGPVGGALALPEFSTTASVLVVQQFRGELSQLPVESTRGESTEDER is encoded by the exons ATGATGGCCAATGCGACCGCAACGAGTGGTGCATGTCCGGTGGCGATGAAAGCCACCTCGGATGGCGTTTTTCAAGGCGATAATCCTTTGAACTTTGCCCTCCCTCTTGCCATCCTTCAAATCTGTCTCGTCGTCCTTCTCACTCgcattctttcttttcttcttcgtcCTGTCCGACAACCTCGTGTTATTGCTGAGATCGTT GGCGGAATATTGCTGGGTCCATCGGCACTTGGTCGGAACTTGAGTTACTTACACACAATCTTCCCGCCGAGGAGTCTCACCGTATTGGACACATTGGCCAATTTAggtcttctcttcttcctttttctcgTCGGCTTGGAGTTAGATCTTAAATCCCTCCGCCGCACCGGAAAACGAGCGATGTGCATTGCCTTTGCTGGGATCACCGTCCCCTTCGTCCTCGGAATCGGCACCTCCATCGTCCTCCGATCAACCATCTCCAAAGGTGTTAATGAAGCTGCACTGCTCGTCTTTATGGGTGTCGCTCTTTCCATCACTGCCTTTCCTGTTCTAGCTCGAATTTTGGCCGAGCTCAAGCTTTTGACGACGGATGTTGGCCGGATGGCTATGTCCGCTGCTGCCGTCAACGACGTCGTAGCCTGGATCCTTCTGGCGTTGGCAATTGCACTCTCTGGCAGCGGCCACTCCCCTCTGGTTTCTCTCTGGGTTTTCCTTTCTGGCGCTGGTTTTATCATATTTTGTACCTTCTCTATTCCGCCGGTGTTCCGATGGATGACGCAACGGTGCTCCGAGGGTGAGCCGGTGAAGGAATTGTACATTTGTGCTACTCTGTCCATCGTTTTGGCTGCTGGGTTTATGACTGATTTGATCGGAATCCATGCTCTGTTTGGAGCTTTCGTCGTCGGAGTTTTGATTCCGAAAGAAGGCCCATTCGCCGGAGCTCTGGTTGAGAAAGTTGAAGATCTTGTTTCCGGTCTTTTCCTTCCTCTATACTTCGTTTCCAGCGGATTAAAAACAAATGTTGCAACAATTAAAGGAGGTAAATCATGGGGTCTTCTTGTTTTAGTCATTTTCAATGCTTGTTTCGGTAAAATCGTCGGAACTGTCTCTGTTTCACTGCTCTGCAAAATGCCATTAAAAGAATCAGTTGCTTTGGGGTTCTTAATGAACACGAAAGGCTTGGTGGAATTAATCGTTCTGAACATCGGCAAAGACAGGAAGGTTTTGAATGATCAAACATTTGCAATTATGGTTCTAATGGCAATCTTCACAACATTCATCACAACCCCAGCTGTTATGGCTTTTTATAAGCCAGCGAAAAAACAGACCAAATCTAATTACAAGCACAGAAAACTAGAGAGGGAAAATCCCAATTCTGAACTCCGAATTCTGGCCTGTTTCCACTCCTACGGAAATATTCCGGCGACGATTAACCTTATTGAAGCTTCTCGAGGGATTGAAAAGAAAGAAGGGCTCTGTGTTTATGCTCTGCATTTAATGGAGCTAACAGAGAGATCCTCTGCCATTCTTATGGTTCACAAAGCAAGGAAAAATGGCGTCCCCTTTTGGAACAAAGGCCGTGTCGATTCTAACCAGATTGTCGTCGCCTTCGAGGCATTCCGACAACTCAGCCGGGTTTCAATCCGGCCGATGACTGCCATTTCTGCTCTGTCTAATATGCACGAAGATATTTGCAGCAGTGCCGAGATGAAAAGGGCCGCCATTATAATTCTCCCGTTTCACAAACACCAAAGATTGGACGGATCTCTTGAAACGACGAGGACTGATTACCGAGCGGTAAATCGGAAAGTTATGGAACAAGCCCCCTGTTCCGTCGCAATTTTGATCGACAGAGGACTCGGCGGTGGGTCCCACGTCAACGCAAGTAACGTCTCTTCCACTATCACCGTCTTCTTCTTCGGCGGGCCTGACGACCGTGAAGCTCTGGCGTTTGGGAAAAGAATGGCGGAACATCCCGGAATCAGCCTGCACATCGTCCGATTCACACCCAGCGATGACTTCGCCGTGGAATCCGTCGCCATCGACGTAAACAAGAAGAATATAGCGGATTCCGATGGTGATGAAAAGGCGCTAGCGTCGATTGCGTATGAAGAGAGGAACGTGAGTAAAGGGACCCACGCCATTGAAGCGATGAAGGAATTTAATAAATCGAATTTGATTTTGGTCGGAAGAATGCCGGAGGGGGAAGTGGTGAGGAGTTTGAATACGAACAGTGGGGAGGGTTCGGAGCTTGGGCCCGTCGGCGGGGCGTTGGCATTGCCGGAGTTTTCGACGACAGCGTCAGTGCTGGTGGTGCAGCAATTTCGTGGTGAACTGTCACAGTTGCCGGTGGAGTCGACTAGAGGGGAATCGACTGAAGACGAAcgttaa